The following DNA comes from Thalassoglobus sp. JC818.
AATCGTTGGGAATCGCAATCAGCGACTATCCACTCCCGGAAGTGCTGAGTCGGAAACAACATTCCCGTAGATAGCAACCGATCCTGCAAGGTGGCATGGGCTTTCGGCCTATGCTAGATTTCGCCTGCAGAGTTACTTCCTCAACACATCGCCAGGTTGATACAGATGAATGTTGCAGTCGTCCAGCCTATCGCCGGAGTCTCGGTGAATCGTGAAACGGACATCGAAGCGGTCTATCCGTCTATTGCCTCCGGATTTCTGGGGCAGTTGATCGGCATGATCATGGGAGCCGTTTCTGCAGCGATTCCCGTGACATTTATTCGCGTGATTGTGCTCGTCGCAGTTGGAGCGGCTTTGTTGCCACTTGGCTTGCTGGCCTACGCTCTCAACAAAATCTTTGGTGTCTGCTACATCGTGACAAACCGATCCGTCCAGAAGCGATCGTTCCTGGGCAACTCAATGACAGCTCAGGTCGCACTCACCGACATCGATCACATCGAAATCGCTTCAGGGGCCGGCTACAAGTTCCACCGAGTTGGAGACTTGAATCTCGTGGGGGCACAAGGCAATCTCCTTTTGACGATTGAAGCGATTCAGTTCCCAGAACGGCTCAAGCACGTCATTCTGGATGCACGACAAGCCCGGCAGCTCTCCGATCGCTCTCTGGCCCAGATTCAATCGCGATAATTTTCGACCGCGATCACGTCCGCTGTCATCTCTCCCAACGTGATTTGCGGAACAAATCGGCGAGCTGAGGCCAATTCTTCAAATCGTTCCGTCCATTTTGACTGTCCGCTGAACTCGTGTCGACAGTCACGATTGACTTCACATCGGTTCACTACCCGGAATTCTTGTCAAATTTCCGGAATCGCAACCGCATTGTCAGTCGAGTTGTCGTATTAGAACTGGAACCGATTGTACTCTCCATTTGCCACCTGCATGATGGTAACATCCAAATGCGGAGTGGTTCTCAGAAGTTCCGGCTTGACAATGACTTGTGTTAGGTCGGAAGATAGAGACCAAAGATTCCGGCGATGGAAATGGAGTTGGGCGTGTTTTGATCCATCTGCAGTTGATGTTCGTTGAATGGACAGACAGGCTGACACCGCTATCGTCCCTTTTCGACAGTCCAGTCGAAACTAGCCTCGGGAATGGGTTGTGGAGGCGGATGTCGCTGGTCTGATCGAATAGATATTGCATTCCTTCGACTGAAGTTTCCGTCCCACGCGAGGAGGTTGTCATGAGACAACGTCGTAGAGGTTTTACTCTGATTGAATTGCTGGTTGTGATCGCGATCGTTGCGATCCTCGTCGCCCTTCTCTTGCCTGCTGTCCAGCGCGCGCGCGAATCTGCTTCGAAAACGCAGTGCCTGAACAACCTGAAACAGCTTGGGCTGGCACTTCACAACTACCACGATGCCCACTCAGTGTTTCCTCCCGGTCAGATTGCCAACCCGCAATACTTCCTGAGCGACAACATCGGCAACTACGTCAATCCGGGTGAAGCTCGCGAGTTTCGCGACAACAACAACCAACCGCTCTGGTTCGGTGCCCAGGGAACAAGCTGGATGCTGCACCTGCTGCCGATGATCGAACAGGCTCCTCTCTACAATGCCTGGTCATTCGACGGAAATGTCCGCCAGAACGGGGAAGAGCCACCGCTATACCGAGACAACGACGGCATCGGTCTGTTTCCGCCACGGGAAGAGATCAAAACCTTCTACTGTCCTTCACGTCGAAGTGAAATGGGTGCAACAGCCTTGTTCGCTCAGACCGTTCGAATCGATCCAAGTTGGACCAGCGGAGGAAACGATTACGCAGGTTGCACCGGTTCTGGAATTGCTTTCAAAGATGACGTGGCTGGCGAACAGCAGACTTACTTCCTGACACCTGCTCAACTCAACGCGACAATTCTCCCAGCGACAGGTCCTCTGTCAGCACGATCACCGTTTGCTCAGGACTCGACCAAAGTTGGTGTCTTCGGCGTGAACAGCAACACGAAGATGTCCACCATCACCGACGGAACCACGACCACGATCATGGTTGCAGAACGCCAGATCATCCAGAATCCACGTCAAAACCGACCACAGGAACGCAGCAGCGACGGATGGGCGTTCGGTGGTCCTGCCACACTCTTCTCGACTCGATTGACGCCTCAAAATACTGGTCGAATTGAAGTTGTGAACGACGTCGACAACAACAATCGTCACTTCGACGAAGCTGGCAGCGCTCACGCTCAAGTTGTCAACGTGTTGATGGGAGACGGCGGAGCTCGAAACGTCAGCATCAATATCGATCTGCGAACCTGGAACAACCTCGGAAACATGGCTCAGGGATCTCCAGTTGAGTTCTAAGCGTGTGAACAGACCGAGGAGATGAAGCGTTGCAGGTTTGATGAATTCGCACCACAACAGGGTGGCTGAACGCCACCCTGTTGCATTTGTATACGAGACTCATCGATCGCGATTCCAATCGCTTTCGAAGAAGCAACAGTGATGCAAAGAGCAGATTAGAACCGGGTCGGGTGCCTGTGTTCTTTTGTAAAGTCGCACAGAGTGATATTCTTTGTTCATCAAAAATGGGTGATCTGATTTGAAAGGTCGGACTGAATGACGATTCGCTACCAGTGTCCTGAGTGCGATCAGGTTCTGAAAATCCGTGACGACAAAGCAGGAACGGAAGCTAAGTGCCCCAAATGCAAAGCCAAATTTGTCGTTCCGCAACCGACTTCTGAAGATTCGTCTGAAGCAAGTGGCGACAGTCCTCCGGCGAAGAAAAAAGCACCCAGCCCAAAGAGCGAGCAAAAGGAGCCTGCGAAAGCTGCCAAGGAAGCCAAAAAGAGCGAAGCGAAACCGAAACCGGCTGCTGATCCCGATGATTTTGATCCAGCTGAATTTCTGATGGAGGATGGCCCCGGTGCCAAAGCTTCCGCAGGTCTTGTGGAAAAAGCACCCGCCGAAAAAGGGCCCGCGACCGACAGCAAAGGTCGCAGGCTCATGACTCCCAGCTCAACGTCTGCCGCCAAAAGAGCGAGCATGTCCCCGGCCGCTGCCGCGGCAGAAGATGCGACAGTCAATGCGTCTGCGAATGCTCGCGACTTGATGACCAAGACGATGGAGGAAAGTCGGGTCAAAGCATCGTCGATGCCAACGACAGAGAAGAAGCCGACATTCGATTTCTCCGGCGCCCGCCAGGAACTGATTCGCTACGCTCCTCATATCGGAGGAACACTGGCCGCCATTTTCGTGGCCTACTTCATCGCTCAATCTATGTTCGGCGAGGGAGTCGAACTTCCTCCGCTGTACGACGTGTCCGGCACCGTCACGGTGAACGGAAAAGCTCTGCCAAACGTGACAGTCATCTTCGAACCACTCGACGCGACGAAGGGCGGAACGGACGACGGGCCGAAAAGACTTCGAACGTCAACCGGCGTCACGGACGAAAGCGGCTATTTCACCCTGTATTACATGCAGGGAGAGCGGGGAGCACCGAAAGGCAAAGGACGCATCTGGCTTCAGCCGAACAGTGCTGCAGACGTCAAGAAAATCCCGGCGGAATACGCAGGTCGCGGAAACGACATTCGCGAAGTCCGAGAAGCCGGCAACGAAGGCAAGTTCAATATCGAAATCGACCAGAAACCGCCGCAGCAATAACGCTCATCGGTGTTCATCGGTCTTTCGACGATTCTCGTTGATCATCTGCGCTCGTTGGGAATCGCATATTCCAACGAGCGTCATTCTGTCCGGCCAAAGTCCCAACGAATAAGGAATCGTCAGGTCATCGAACTGACGTCTTCGATCGCTGTCAGGACCTCTTGAGAAGGTTCACGCGGTGAGTCTCTTCAGCTCGTCGTTGCTGGTTCTTCGGGAACAGCAGCGGGCTTCGCCCTAAAAAGAACGCGATAGCACAACCCGCTACGAATCCGCCGGTATGGGCCCACCACG
Coding sequences within:
- a CDS encoding DUF1559 domain-containing protein, which encodes MRQRRRGFTLIELLVVIAIVAILVALLLPAVQRARESASKTQCLNNLKQLGLALHNYHDAHSVFPPGQIANPQYFLSDNIGNYVNPGEAREFRDNNNQPLWFGAQGTSWMLHLLPMIEQAPLYNAWSFDGNVRQNGEEPPLYRDNDGIGLFPPREEIKTFYCPSRRSEMGATALFAQTVRIDPSWTSGGNDYAGCTGSGIAFKDDVAGEQQTYFLTPAQLNATILPATGPLSARSPFAQDSTKVGVFGVNSNTKMSTITDGTTTTIMVAERQIIQNPRQNRPQERSSDGWAFGGPATLFSTRLTPQNTGRIEVVNDVDNNNRHFDEAGSAHAQVVNVLMGDGGARNVSINIDLRTWNNLGNMAQGSPVEF